In a single window of the Papaver somniferum cultivar HN1 chromosome 8, ASM357369v1, whole genome shotgun sequence genome:
- the LOC113305533 gene encoding uncharacterized protein LOC113305533, with product MLNAEHDLNAKIASLNRKVDAIQKPNIVKEVLHDQANSMDTYKRPFGSPQSETYNPNWRNHPNFSWRNGPTMNGGQTQINQNVMKTLDELKTSIVRIESRLNVMEKGTLPAQTQPNPKGQFEVKNSNLEQANVVTTLRSGKVIETPMKVNEPEKSLKLKSGHNDTQNEQSEIDKKMHAPFPRRLFSTKQLADSKDILDVFQQVNINIPFLSVIKQFPAYAKFLKDLCTVKRKHNVQKKAFLTEQVSSILKHNTPPKYKDPGCPTIYCIIGDFMIKQALLDLGATINLLPFSVYEQLGLGELKLTSVTLQLADRYVKVPRGVVENVLIQIDKFYYPVDFIVLDTQPVANASKEIPVILGRPFLTTANALTN from the exons ATGTTGAATGCAGAACATGACTTGAATGCTAAGATTGCTAGTTTGAATAGGAAAGTTGATGCAATTCAGAAACCAAATATAGTTAAG GAAGTGTTACATGACCAAGCAAATTCCATGGATACTTATAAAAGACCATTTGGCTCCCCACAATCAGAAACATACAATCCAAATTGgcgaaaccatcctaattttagtTGGAGGAATGGTCCTACAATGAATGGT GGGCAGACACAGATAAATCAAAATGTTATGAAGACTTTAGATGAGCTGAAAACTAGCATAGTTAGAATTGAATCACGTCTTAATGTTATGGAGAAAGGGACATTGCCTGCCCAAACTCAACCTAACCCCAAAGGCCAATTTGAAGTTAAAAATTCTAACTTGGAGCAAGCTAATGTCGTCACAACTCTTAGAAGTGGTAAGGTGATTGAGACTCCGATGAAGGTGAACGAACCTGAGAAGTCTCTGAAGCTTAAGAGTGGTCACAATGATACTCAAAATGAACAATCTGAAATTGATAAGAAAATGCATGCTCCATTTCCTCGTCGTTTATTTTCTACTAAGCAATTGGCTGATAGTAAGGATATCCTTGATGTTTTtcagcaggtgaacatcaacatacCATTCTTGAGTGTGATCAAGCAATTTCCAGCTTACGCCAAGTTCTTGAAGGATCTCTGCACGGTCAAGAGGAAGCACAATGTGCAGAAAAAGGCATTTCTCACAGAACAGGTAAGTTCTATTCTTAAACACAACACTCCTCCCAAATATAAAGATCCGGGATGCCCTACTATTTATTGTATAATAGGGGATTTCATGATCAAACAAGCACTTCTGGATTTGGGAGCTACTATAAACCTCCTACCGTTCTCAGTTTATGAGCAGTTGGGCTTAGGTGAATTAAAACTCACCTCAGTCACTCTACAACTTGCAGACAGATACGTTAAAGTACCAAGAGGGGTAGTTGAGAATGTGTTAATTCAAATCGATAAATTTTACTATCCGGTGGATTTCATTGTCTTGGATACTCAACCTGTAGCTAATGCTAGTAAAGAAATACCTGTCATCTTAGGTCGTCCTTTCCTTACTACTGCAAATGCTTTAACTAATTGA